A window from Citrus sinensis cultivar Valencia sweet orange chromosome 3, DVS_A1.0, whole genome shotgun sequence encodes these proteins:
- the LOC127900541 gene encoding uncharacterized protein LOC127900541, with protein sequence MSLEASCSDHLPIFMDLNPINTTSRHKRFRFENLWLRERDCVEVITNSWNSSSGCSIQQKISRCGADLFQWGGHLARDFRKRISDCKCLMARLRGRRDQGSVEAFVEARNRYNALLHSHEVFWKQRAKSLWLKEGDRNSRFFHATASARKRRNSIERLRNRQGIWCSNQEEIDGMIVDYFSTLFQTECCSSEEVLRCVEKNSTEDQNMMLLAPFSAVEVKDALFDMHSDKSPGSDGMNPAFYQKFWNIVGEDVVQACLNFINSCSFPVGLNDTSIILIPKKQQPETLADMRPIALCNVLYKIISKMLANRMRAVLASVVSEAQSAFSPGRAITDNIIISAEILHFLKRKRQGKHGCAALKIDMSKAYDRIEWKFLQAIMLRMGFAEKWVDLIMLCVSTAQYNVLRYGKEVGPIIPSRGLRQGDPLSPYLFILCAEGLSSLIRVNEKAGLIHGVKVARSAPMVSHLFFADDSFLFFRANQQEAVLMRDILASYSLASGQKVNFNKYSISFSANVLADVASQVCGVLAVNVTSDHGAYLGLPSCIGRNKRAVFQSIRDKVWQKLQVWNIRLLSRAGKEVLLKTVAQAMPNYVMNVYLLPLDLCKELEIMMNSFWWGGKRNGGGGINWMKWERMCKPKDFGGLGFKQIHIFNVAMLGKQVWKLLTSPTSFVAKVLKARYFPRSSILDANLGFNPSFIWRSIMAAKEVVLRGSRIQIGSGQQVLIGKDPWLPDLEDGFTTSELPEEILMAPVCSLMVADERRWDFDVVTDLFNTRDIDLILKIPLSVRRDRDMWHWLADPGGVFSVRSCYKLMTYDANTSALSFWRRLWKLEVPSKVKNFLWRAATNVLPTYDNLLRRRVQVLPLCVVCNTCNESIIHILVDCGFAKACWIASPIGYIGHISSFMEWLGIIFNRCSKEECELAAMVCWRIWVQRNDKVWNSRCGRVYQTLNSAGHLLHQWQYWRKQILFDDAFGSSLRHGAVCWERPHDGWFKCNVDAAVFSSQSKISFGCVVRNFEGNFLAAKCDCFAGSLGAREAEALGVREALSWLKCLHLPRVIIEVDCLQVFKALTENLSSPNGFGLIIEECRFLAQELGEVQFSFVRRSANVAAHRVARVGGSLSGPSEWSAVPPRWLLNNL encoded by the coding sequence ATGAGCTTGGAGGCCTCTTGTTCTGACCACTTACCTATTTTCATGGATCTGAATCCTATTAATACTACCAGTAGGCATAAGCGATTCcgttttgagaatttgtggcTGCGAGAACGGGATTGTGTTGAGGTTATTACAAATAGCTGGAACTCTTCTTCGGGCTGTTCCATCCAGCAAAAGATTTCGCGGTGTGGTGCTGACTTGTTCCAGTGGGGGGGTCATTTGGCTCGTGATTTTCGTAAGCGTATCTCTGATTGTAAATGTCTTATGGCTCGGTTAAGGGGGCGGCGTGACCAAGGGAGTGTGGAGGCGTTTGTGGAGGCCAGGAATCGGTATAATGCTCTCCTCCATAGTCATGAAGTCTTCTGGAAGCAGAGAGCAAAATCCCTTTGGCTTAAAGAGGGAGATAGGAATTCACGGTTTTTTCATGCTACGGCTTCAGCAAGGAAGCGTAGGAACTCTATTGAAAGATTGCGAAATAGACAAGGAATTTGGTGCTCTAATCAAGAGGAGATTGATGGGATGATTGTGGATTATTTCAGCACGTTATTTCAAACTGAATGTTGCAGTAGTGAGGAGGTTTTAAGATGTGTAGAGAAGAACAGCACCGAGGATCAGAACATGATGCTCTTGGCTCCATTCTCAGCTGTTGAAGTTAAAGATGCCTTGTTTGATATGCATTCGGATAAATCTCCAGGGTCTGATGGTATGAATCCTGccttttatcaaaaattttggAATATTGTTGGTGAGGATGTGGTGCAAGCTTGCTTGAACTTTATTAATAGTTGTTCCTTTCCAGTGGGACTTAATGATACATCTATTATTTTGATTCCGAAAAAGCAGCAGCCTGAGACCTTAGCTGATATGCGGCCCATTGCGCTGTGTAATGTTCTGTACAAGATCATATCTAAAATGCTTGCTAATAGAATGAGGGCAGTGCTTGCTTCGGTTGTCTCTGAGGCCCAAAGTGCTTTTAGTCCCGGCAGAGCAATCACCGACAATATAATTATCTCGGCCGAAATCCTCCATTTTTTGAAGAGAAAGAGACAAGGGAAGCATGGCTGTGCGGCCCTTAAAATAGATATGTCTAAGGCATATGACCGTATCGAGTGGAAGTTTCTCCAAGCTATAATGCTAAGAATGGGGTTTGCGGAAAAATGGGTGGATTTGATAATGCTTTGTGTTTCAACAGCGCAATACAACGTGCTTCGTTATGGTAAGGAAGTGGGGCCGATTATTCCTAGCAGAGGACTACGCCAAGGTGATCCGTTATCCCCGTACTTGTTCATTTTGTGTGCTGAAGGGTTGAGCTCCCTGATTCGAGTAAATGAAAAGGCTGGTTTGATTCATGGTGTGAAGGTGGCTAGAAGTGCTCCAATGGtgtcccatttattttttgccgATGATTCCTTTCTGTTTTTCCGAGCAAACCAGCAGGAAGCAGTGCTAATGAGGGATATTCTAGCTTCATATAGTCTTGCTTCTGGGcaaaaagtaaatttcaataaatattcGATTTCTTTTAGTGCTAATGTGCTTGCTGATGTTGCTAGTCAGGTATGTGGGGTGTTGGCTGTTAATGTTACCTCTGATCATGGGGCTTACTTGGGACTTCCTTCCTGCATTGGACGAAATAAGAGGGCCGTATTTCAGAGCATTCGAGACAAAGTCTGGCAAAAGCTGCAAGTATGGAATATAAGGCTGTTATCTAGAGCCGGAAAAGAAGTTTTGCTGAAAACAGTGGCTCAAGCAATGCCTAACTATGTGATGAATGTCTACCTTCTTCCGCTTGATCTTTGCAAGGAGCTTGAGATTATGATGAATTCATTTTGGTGGGGTGGTAAGCGTAATGGTGGGGGTGGAATTAATTGGATGAAGTGGGAACGCATGTGCAAACCGAAGGATTTTGGGGGGTTGGGTTTTAAGcaaattcatattttcaatGTTGCAATGTTGGGTAAACAGGTGTGGAAACTGTTGACAAGCCCAACTTCTTTTGTTGCAAAGGTGCTTAAGGCTCGTTATTTCCCTCGATCCTCAATCCTTGATGCTAATTTGGGTTTTAACCCGAGCTTTATTTGGCGATCCATAATGGCTGCGAAGGAAGTGGTTTTACGGGGTAGCAGAATTCAGATTGGAAGCGGGCAGCAGGTTCTTATTGGGAAAGATCCGTGGCTCCCTGACCTTGAGGATGGATTCACTACTTCTGAGCTGCCTGAGGAAATTTTGATGGCTCCAGTGTGCAGCTTGATGGTGGCTGATGAGCGTCGGTGGGATTTTGATGTTGTCACTGATTTATTTAATACCAGGGATATAGACCTCATTCTGAAAATTCCCCTTAGTGTTCGTAGGGATCGTGATATGTGGCACTGGTTGGCTGATCCAGGGGGTGTTTTTTCAGTGCGTAGCTGTTATAAGCTGATGACTTATGATGCTAATACCTCTGCTTTGAGTTTCTGGCGACGGTTGTGGAAATTGGAGGTGCCGAGTAAAGTGAAGAATTTCCTTTGGCGTGCTGCTACGAATGTGCTACCTACGTATGATAATCTACTTCGGCGTAGAGTTCAGGTACTGCCTCTTTGCGTTGTATGTAACACTTGTAATGAATctataattcatattttggtGGACTGTGGTTTTGCCAAAGCTTGCTGGATTGCTTCTCCGATAGGATATATTGGTCACATTTCTTCCTTTATGGAGTGGCTTGGCATTATATTTAACCGTTGTAGTAAAGAGGAGTGTGAGCTTGCAGCTATGGTTTGCTGGAGGATTTGGGTTCAGCGTAATGATAAAGTTTGGAACAGCAGGTGTGGTCGGGTTTATCAAACTCTTAACTCAGCTGGTCACCTTCTTCACCAGTGGCAATATTGGAGGAAACAGATTCTGTTTGATGATGCATTTGGGAGTAGTTTGAGGCATGGGGCTGTGTGTTGGGAAAGACCTCATGATGGATGGTTTAAGTGTAACGTTGATGCTGCTGTGTTTTCATCTCAGTCGAAGATTAGCTTCGGTTGTGTGGTTCGCAACTTTGAGGGTAATTTCTTGGCTGCAAAATGTGACTGTTTTGCTGGAAGTCTTGGGGCTAGAGAAGCAGAGGCGCTTGGTGTTAGAGAAGCTCTTAGCTGGTTGAAATGTTTGCACCTTCCTCGTGTGATTATTGAAGTGGACTGTCTGCAGGTTTTTAAGGCTTTAACTGAGAATCTTTCAAGTCCCAATGGCTTTGGCCTCATCATTGAGGAATGCCGTTTCTTAGCTCAGGAATTAGGAGAAGTGCAATTCTCTTTTGTCCGTCGATCTGCGAACGTTGCTGCCCATAGAGTCGCTAGGGTGGGGGGTTCTTTGTCAGGTCCTAGCGAGTGGAGTGCTGTTCCACCTCGTTGGTTATTGAACAATTTGTAA